A window of Synergistaceae bacterium genomic DNA:
GAGAGGGCTATGCCCGTAGTGGTAGATTTCTGGGGCCCCCAGTGTGTCCCCTGCATGGGACTCATGCCGCACTATCACGAAATGGAAAAGGAATTCGAGGGCAAGGTCAAATTCACGTCAGTCGACTGCTCTGCAAACAAAAGGGTCGCAATGGGC
This region includes:
- a CDS encoding thioredoxin, whose protein sequence is MIELTKENCDAEVREERAMPVVVDFWGPQCVPCMGLMPHYHEMEKEFEGKVKFTSVDCSANKRVAMG